In Anaerolineales bacterium, the following proteins share a genomic window:
- a CDS encoding MaoC family dehydratase N-terminal domain-containing protein — protein MTEQTRAQRGMYFEDFQVGHKLASAGRTVTETDIVMFAGLTGDYNQIHVDAEFSKTTPFGARVAHGLLGLSFASGLIVQTGIMEGTIMAFREINEWKFIKPIYIGDTVHVETEVLSTKALPRIGGGSIVLQLELKNQTGDTLMKGTWTALFLSRPN, from the coding sequence ATGACTGAGCAAACGCGCGCCCAACGAGGCATGTATTTTGAAGATTTTCAGGTTGGCCACAAACTGGCCAGTGCCGGGCGCACGGTGACCGAAACCGATATCGTCATGTTCGCGGGGCTGACGGGTGACTATAACCAAATTCATGTCGATGCCGAATTTAGCAAAACAACGCCGTTTGGGGCGCGCGTCGCGCATGGCTTGCTGGGTCTGTCGTTTGCCTCGGGCTTGATCGTACAGACCGGCATCATGGAAGGCACGATCATGGCCTTTCGCGAGATCAACGAATGGAAGTTCATCAAACCGATCTACATCGGCGATACGGTGCACGTGGAAACCGAAGTGCTCAGCACCAAGGCGCTGCCGCGCATTGGTGGCGGCTCGATCGTGCTGCAGCTTGAGCTCAAGAACCAGACCGGGGACACTCTAATGAAAGGCACCTGGACGGCGCTGTTCCTCAGCCGCCCCAACTAG